Proteins co-encoded in one Saccharomyces cerevisiae S288C chromosome II, complete sequence genomic window:
- the VVS1 gene encoding Vvs1p (Putative transporter, member of the sugar porter family; localizes to the vacuolar membrane; non-essential gene; upregulated by and required for tolerance to 4-Methylcyclohexane methanol; YBR241C has a paralog, VPS73, that arose from the whole genome duplication): MAETERLMPNGGSRETKPLITGHLILGTIVACLGSIQYGYHIAELNAPQEFLSCSRFEAPDENISYDDTWVGQHGLKQCIALTDSQYGAITSIFSIGGLFGSYYAGNWANRYGRKYVSMGASAMCMVSSLLLFFSNSYLQLLFGRFLVGMSCGTAIVITPLFINEIAPVEWRGAMGSMNQVSINLGILLTQTLALKYADSYNWRWLLFSGSVIAVANILAWLKVDESPRWLVSHGFVSEAETALFKLRPGTYQQAKQEIQDWQRSHGHNRDPESSEETHSGPTLWQYVTDPSYKKPRTVILAILSCQQFCGINSIIFYGVKVIGKILPDYSIQVNFAISILNVVVTLAASAIIDHVGRRPLLLASTTVMTAMSLLISVGLTLSVSFLLVTATFVYIAAFAIGLGPIPFLIIGELSYPQDAATAQSFGTVCNWLATFIVGYLFPIGHGLMGGYVFAIFAAIAAMFATYVYKRVPETKGKTTYSEVWAGY; the protein is encoded by the coding sequence ATGGCTGAAACTGAAAGACTAATGCCTAACGGTGGTTCCCGCGAAACAAAACCGTTAATTACGGGCCATTTAATCTTGGGCACGATAGTTGCTTGTTTGGGGTCGATCCAGTACGGATACCACATCGCAGAGTTGAATGCGCCTCAAGAATTCTTATCGTGCTCCAGATTTGAGGCACCAGACGAAAACATCTCATACGATGACACTTGGGTTGGGCAACACGGACTCAAGCAATGCATTGCGTTAACCGATTCTCAATACGGCGCAATTACGTCTATATTCAGCATAGGCGGACTGTTTGGGTCGTACTACGCCGGTAACTGGGCCAACCGATACGGAAGAAAGTACGTGAGCATGGGCGCCTCGGCCATGTGCATGGTTTCTTCTCTgctgcttttcttttccaacTCCTACTTGCAGTTGCTATTTGGCAGGTTCCTGGTAGGCATGTCCTGCGGCACCGCCATTGTGATCACACCCTTATTTATCAACGAGATTGCCCCCGTGGAGTGGAGAGGCGCTATGGGATCTATGAATCAGGTTTCTATCAATCTAGGTATCCTGCTGACCCAAACCTTGGCACTCAAGTACGCAGACTCCTATAACTGGAGGTGGCTTCTCTTTTCCGGATCCGTGATTGCGGTAGCGAATATTTTAGCTTGGCTCAAAGTGGACGAATCTCCAAGGTGGCTGGTGAGCCACGGATTCGTCTCGGAAGCTGAAACTGCTCTGTTCAAGTTGCGTCCAGGAACGTACCAACAAGCGAAGCAAGAAATTCAGGATTGGCAGCGTAGCCATGGGCACAACCGCGACCCGGAGTCAAGCGAAGAGACTCATTCAGGACCCACACTATGGCAATATGTTACCGATCCCTCATACAAGAAACCGCGCACAGTTATACTCGCCATCTTGTCGTGCCAGCAATTTTGCGGCATCAACTCTATTATCTTCTACGGTGTAAAAGTGATCGGCAAGATTCTACCGGACTACTCGATTCAGGTAAATTTTGCCATTTCCATCCTCAATGTCGTTGTCACTCTAGCAGCATCTGCGATCATCGACCACGTCGGGCGCCGTCCATTATTGCTTGCCTCGACTACGGTGATGACCGCCATGTCGCTGCTGATCAGTGTAGGTCTCACCTTGAGCGTATCCTTTTTACTGGTCACGGCCACTTTTGTCTATATTGCCGCATTCGCCATCGGTCTGGGACCCATCCCCTTCTTGATCATTGGTGAGCTATCCTACCCGCAGGATGCCGCTACAGCTCAAAGTTTTGGTACTGTGTGCAACTGGCTTGCCACCTTCATCGTCGGATACCTCTTCCCGATAGGCCACGGCCTCATGGGCGGCTACGTATTTGCGATCTTCGCCGCCATCGCTGCCATGTTTGCTACATATGTGTACAAGCGTGTACCCGAGACAAAGGGCAAGACTACATACAGCGAGGTTTGGGCTGGCTACTGA